One part of the Streptomyces lydicus genome encodes these proteins:
- a CDS encoding SsgA family sporulation/cell division regulator, which translates to MVSTAKRTLEMQLLLGPDETAPVAGRFGYRSDRPYEVEVTFLSRGRPLSTWLFARDLLLGGLYDEVGEGDVRVWPLRRPGEAGRVHLALSTDDSVCELSVRATELTAWLEQTVAIVPPGHEGAHLDVDAHLARLFAGKC; encoded by the coding sequence GTGGTGTCGACAGCCAAGCGCACCCTTGAGATGCAGCTCCTCCTGGGGCCGGACGAAACAGCTCCGGTGGCCGGCCGGTTCGGCTATCGCAGCGACCGCCCGTACGAGGTCGAGGTCACCTTCCTCAGCCGCGGGCGCCCGCTCAGCACCTGGCTGTTCGCCCGCGACCTGCTGCTGGGCGGGCTGTACGACGAGGTGGGGGAGGGGGACGTCCGGGTGTGGCCGCTGCGCCGGCCGGGCGAGGCGGGCCGGGTGCACCTGGCGCTGTCGACCGACGACAGCGTGTGCGAGCTGTCCGTACGTGCGACGGAGCTGACCGCCTGGCTGGAACAGACCGTGGCGATCGTGCCGCCAGGACACGAGGGCGCCCACCTCGACGTGGACGCCCACCTGGCCCGGCTGTTCGCGGGCAAGTGCTGA
- a CDS encoding dihydrofolate reductase family protein, which produces MSTLIVTAFVTLDGVMQAPGGPGEDVDAGFEHGGWQVPYVDEDFMRLMTETFEHTADHLLLGRRTYDIFAAHWPRVTDPDDPIAVKLNAMPKYVASRTRESLEWHNSRLLKGEAAESVARLKEQLDGVLMTQGSSDLIHTLQRHDLVDEYRLLVNPVILGTGKRLFAEGAAPAAWKLTESRATGAGVQYCVYARAGRPSYGSFQLDEQE; this is translated from the coding sequence ATGAGCACGCTGATCGTCACCGCGTTCGTCACCCTGGACGGCGTCATGCAGGCCCCCGGCGGCCCGGGCGAGGACGTCGACGCCGGGTTCGAGCACGGCGGCTGGCAGGTCCCCTACGTCGACGAGGACTTCATGCGCCTCATGACGGAGACCTTCGAGCACACCGCCGACCACCTCCTGCTCGGCCGGCGGACCTACGACATCTTCGCCGCCCACTGGCCCCGGGTCACCGACCCGGACGACCCGATCGCCGTGAAGCTCAACGCCATGCCCAAGTACGTCGCCTCGCGCACCCGGGAGAGCCTGGAGTGGCACAACTCCCGGCTGCTGAAGGGCGAGGCCGCGGAGTCCGTCGCCCGGCTCAAGGAGCAGCTCGACGGCGTGCTCATGACGCAGGGCAGCAGCGACCTGATCCACACCCTGCAGCGGCACGACCTCGTCGACGAGTACCGGCTGCTCGTCAACCCCGTGATCCTCGGCACCGGCAAGCGGCTGTTCGCCGAGGGCGCCGCCCCTGCCGCCTGGAAGCTCACGGAGTCCCGCGCCACCGGCGCGGGCGTGCAGTACTGCGTCTACGCAAGGGCGGGACGGCCCTCGTACGGGTCCTTCCAGCTGGACGAGCAGGAGTGA
- a CDS encoding AMP-binding protein — protein MAVDGTRSTAGSGAGTVAELVQAQWGDHRIGARCGETALTHHELASGAAARAALLAELLPRGAEPHVGVLLDNVPEYPLWLGAAALAGAAVAGINPTRRGPELARDIGHTDCALLVTERAHLPLLAGLDLTVPPGRVLVVDDPAYRELLAPYEGTPPEGIGPLPGARPPTPATRMLLCFTSGSTGAPKAALCSQGRLAAAGAQLARYFAVRRDDVHYLCMPMFHGNAVLAGWAPALAGGAGIALRRRFSASAFLPDVRRYGATYFTYVGRAVHYLLATPAAPDDRDHPLRNGFGTEAGTVDAARFAARFGVRLTEGYGSSEGGAALRRTPDTPPGAIGRPAPGDDLAVVDPVTGAELPRARLDAAGRLLNGEEAIGELVNRGRGSFEGYWRNPGATAARTRGRGAGPGAGWYWTGDLFFRDAGGFFHFAGRTDDRLRVDSENLAAAMIENILARYAPAAGVAVYAVPDPVAGDQVMAALALRDGAAFDPDDFVAFLAAQPDLGTKMAPRFVRTVPALPVTATNKIHRVALRRAGFRCPAPVWWTPLTPAPGAPAGAVYRPFTAEDEAALLARYREQDRAGLLER, from the coding sequence ATGGCAGTCGACGGTACGAGGAGCACGGCGGGTTCCGGTGCCGGGACCGTCGCCGAGCTCGTACAGGCGCAGTGGGGCGACCACCGGATCGGCGCACGGTGCGGGGAGACCGCCCTCACCCACCACGAGCTGGCGTCCGGAGCGGCCGCCCGGGCGGCGCTGCTGGCCGAGCTGCTGCCCCGGGGCGCGGAGCCGCATGTCGGGGTGCTGCTCGACAACGTGCCGGAGTATCCGCTGTGGCTGGGCGCGGCGGCGCTCGCCGGGGCCGCCGTCGCCGGGATCAACCCCACCCGGCGGGGCCCGGAGCTCGCCCGGGACATCGGGCACACCGACTGCGCGCTGCTGGTCACCGAGCGCGCCCACCTGCCGCTGCTGGCCGGCCTCGACCTCACCGTGCCGCCCGGCCGGGTCCTCGTCGTGGACGACCCCGCCTACCGGGAGCTGCTCGCGCCGTACGAGGGCACACCGCCCGAAGGCATCGGGCCCCTCCCCGGCGCCCGTCCCCCCACCCCGGCCACCCGGATGCTGCTGTGCTTCACCTCCGGCTCCACCGGCGCCCCCAAGGCCGCCCTGTGCAGCCAGGGACGGCTGGCCGCCGCCGGGGCGCAGCTGGCCCGGTACTTCGCGGTGCGCCGGGACGACGTCCACTACCTGTGCATGCCGATGTTCCACGGCAACGCCGTGCTCGCCGGCTGGGCCCCGGCACTCGCCGGCGGCGCGGGCATCGCCCTGCGCCGCCGCTTCTCGGCCTCCGCCTTCCTCCCCGACGTGCGCCGCTACGGGGCGACGTACTTCACCTACGTCGGCCGGGCCGTGCACTACCTGCTGGCCACCCCGGCCGCCCCCGACGACCGGGACCATCCGCTGCGCAACGGCTTCGGCACCGAGGCGGGCACCGTGGACGCCGCCCGCTTCGCCGCCCGCTTCGGCGTCCGGCTGACCGAGGGGTACGGCTCCTCCGAGGGCGGCGCCGCCCTCCGGCGCACACCGGACACCCCGCCCGGCGCCATCGGCCGGCCCGCCCCCGGCGACGACCTCGCCGTCGTCGACCCGGTGACCGGTGCCGAGCTGCCGCGCGCCCGGCTCGACGCGGCGGGCCGGCTGCTGAACGGCGAGGAGGCGATCGGGGAGCTGGTCAACCGCGGCCGCGGCTCCTTCGAGGGCTACTGGCGCAACCCCGGGGCGACCGCCGCCCGCACCCGCGGCCGGGGGGCCGGGCCCGGCGCGGGCTGGTACTGGACCGGTGACCTCTTCTTCCGGGACGCCGGGGGCTTCTTCCACTTCGCCGGACGCACCGACGACCGGCTGCGGGTCGACAGTGAGAACCTGGCCGCCGCGATGATCGAGAACATCCTCGCCCGTTACGCCCCGGCCGCCGGCGTCGCGGTGTACGCGGTGCCCGACCCCGTCGCCGGGGACCAGGTGATGGCAGCCCTGGCGCTGCGCGACGGCGCCGCCTTCGACCCGGACGACTTCGTGGCCTTCCTGGCCGCCCAGCCCGACCTCGGGACGAAGATGGCGCCGCGCTTCGTACGGACGGTGCCGGCGCTGCCGGTGACGGCGACGAACAAGATCCACCGGGTGGCGCTGCGCCGGGCCGGCTTCCGCTGCCCGGCGCCGGTGTGGTGGACGCCCCTGACCCCGGCACCTGGCGCGCCCGCCGGGGCCGTGTACCGCCCGTTCACCGCGGAGGACGAGGCGGCGCTGCTGGCCCGTTACCGCGAGCAGGACCGGGCGGGGCTCCTGGAGCGGTGA
- a CDS encoding IclR family transcriptional regulator, translating into MALKPEPTAPFHSVQYALRVLETISRHADGVTDAQIARETGLSPGLLAHMLSMLRREGYVEQVADGAYVVGDSLLLLGSGGDRDRALRDKLQLTLDQLRDSVGAAVYISRYIDGEVKILHYADGPLAPKVNEWAEFRRTAHASAVGKCLLAQLDHDGRKDHLSRHKTARLTSRTITNEKVLFHKLDSQPPTVPVLDLQEYAVGTVYAAVPITAGATVGCLALSMPLEHAHRLRQAADALNRKAAPVLLSLAI; encoded by the coding sequence GTGGCGCTGAAGCCCGAGCCGACCGCGCCGTTCCATTCGGTGCAGTACGCCCTTCGCGTGCTCGAAACGATCTCCCGGCACGCCGACGGCGTGACGGACGCACAGATCGCACGCGAGACGGGGCTGTCCCCGGGACTGCTCGCCCACATGCTGTCGATGCTCCGGCGCGAGGGCTATGTGGAGCAGGTCGCCGACGGGGCGTACGTCGTCGGGGACTCGCTCCTGCTCCTGGGATCGGGCGGCGACCGCGACCGGGCCCTGCGCGACAAGCTCCAGCTCACCCTCGACCAGCTCCGCGACTCGGTCGGTGCGGCGGTCTACATCAGCCGGTACATCGACGGCGAGGTCAAGATCCTGCACTACGCCGACGGCCCGCTGGCGCCGAAGGTCAACGAGTGGGCCGAGTTCCGTCGCACGGCGCACGCCAGCGCGGTCGGCAAGTGCCTGCTCGCGCAGCTCGACCACGACGGCCGCAAGGACCACCTCTCGCGCCACAAGACCGCCCGGCTCACCTCCCGGACGATCACCAACGAGAAGGTGCTGTTCCACAAGCTCGACAGCCAGCCGCCCACGGTCCCCGTCCTGGATCTTCAGGAGTACGCCGTCGGCACGGTCTACGCGGCGGTACCGATCACCGCCGGTGCGACGGTCGGCTGCCTCGCGCTGTCCATGCCGCTGGAGCACGCCCACCGCCTGCGCCAGGCGGCCGACGCGCTCAACCGCAAGGCCGCCCCGGTCCTGCTGTCCCTGGCGATCTGA
- a CDS encoding winged helix-turn-helix domain-containing protein → MNVSYFATAVSAYEEPPLRRRDAYAVVVANTVADLEQVGELLHSNLPVLLVRDLDQARRLVDGGPAAAGGARQVPALQAGHLEIRPDEQRALWRGTVLDLTAQEIALLACLARQSGGVVSFRELVQDVWGASCGVDTTVIHSAVRRLRRKLERAGADVRIASVRGYGLRLAGEDVIRQ, encoded by the coding sequence GTGAACGTCTCGTATTTCGCCACGGCCGTCAGCGCGTACGAGGAGCCACCGCTTCGGCGCCGGGACGCCTACGCCGTCGTCGTCGCGAACACCGTCGCCGACCTGGAGCAGGTCGGCGAACTGCTGCACAGCAATCTGCCGGTCCTGCTGGTCCGCGATCTCGACCAGGCGCGGCGACTGGTGGACGGCGGACCGGCCGCTGCCGGCGGCGCGCGGCAGGTACCGGCGCTCCAGGCCGGCCACCTGGAGATCCGCCCGGACGAGCAACGGGCGCTGTGGCGCGGCACCGTGCTGGACCTGACCGCCCAGGAGATCGCCCTGCTGGCCTGCCTGGCCCGGCAGAGCGGCGGGGTGGTCTCGTTCCGGGAGCTCGTCCAGGACGTGTGGGGGGCGTCCTGCGGGGTGGACACCACGGTGATCCACAGTGCCGTACGGCGGCTGCGCCGGAAGCTGGAGCGGGCCGGGGCGGACGTGCGTATCGCCTCGGTGCGGGGCTACGGACTGCGCCTGGCCGGTGAGGACGTGATCCGTCAGTGA
- the ehuA gene encoding ectoine/hydroxyectoine ABC transporter ATP-binding protein EhuA, producing MSADSTPSKETAGAADGGPTGARSAAGTELIRFDHVTKRFGTNTVLDSLDFTVSSGKHVTLIGPSGSGKTTILRLLMTLLKPDEGTIKVGGEYLTHEEKGGKLVPAGEKHVREVRKNIGMVFQQFNLFPNMKVLRNITEAPVHVLGLDKDAAEERARDLLELVGLTEHLDKYPTQLSGGQQQRVAIARALAMRPQVLLLDEVTSALDPELVAGVLDVLRDIAHTTDITMLCVTHEMNFARDISDDVLMFDAGRVIESGAPEKIFTEPEHERTREFLSAVL from the coding sequence TTGTCCGCTGACAGCACCCCCTCGAAGGAAACGGCCGGCGCGGCGGACGGGGGCCCCACCGGGGCGAGGTCCGCGGCCGGCACCGAGCTGATCCGCTTCGACCACGTCACCAAGCGGTTCGGGACCAACACCGTCCTGGACTCGCTGGACTTCACGGTCTCCTCCGGCAAGCACGTCACCCTCATCGGCCCGTCCGGCTCGGGCAAGACCACGATCCTGCGGCTGCTGATGACGCTGCTGAAGCCGGACGAGGGCACCATCAAGGTCGGCGGTGAGTACCTGACGCACGAGGAGAAGGGCGGCAAGCTCGTCCCGGCCGGGGAGAAGCACGTCCGGGAGGTCCGCAAGAACATCGGCATGGTGTTCCAGCAGTTCAACCTCTTCCCCAACATGAAGGTGCTGCGGAACATCACCGAGGCGCCGGTGCACGTCCTGGGGCTGGACAAGGACGCCGCCGAGGAGCGGGCCCGGGACCTGCTGGAACTGGTGGGCCTGACCGAGCACCTCGACAAGTACCCCACCCAGCTCTCCGGCGGCCAGCAGCAGCGGGTCGCCATCGCCCGGGCGCTGGCGATGCGCCCGCAGGTGCTGCTGCTGGACGAGGTGACCTCGGCGCTGGACCCGGAGCTGGTGGCCGGGGTGCTCGACGTCCTGCGGGACATCGCCCACACCACGGACATCACCATGCTCTGCGTCACGCACGAGATGAATTTCGCCCGGGACATCTCCGACGACGTCCTGATGTTCGACGCCGGGCGGGTCATCGAATCCGGGGCGCCCGAGAAGATCTTCACGGAGCCGGAGCACGAACGCACCCGGGAATTCCTCAGCGCGGTGCTGTGA
- the ehuD gene encoding ectoine/hydroxyectoine ABC transporter permease subunit EhuD, protein MPDILKGLWITVQATFYGSLVAFALGLVWALLLRSPSRWVTWPVSVVVEFVRNTPLLVQLFFLFFVLPTWGLTFAPLTTGVIGLGLHYSTYTSEVYRAGIDGVPPGQWEAATALSLPRRRTWTAVILPQAFRRVVPALGNYVIAMFKDTPLLAGITVADMLFQANSISATTFDYLEPITVVGILFVVISYPTSLLLRALERRLVR, encoded by the coding sequence ATGCCCGACATCCTCAAGGGGCTGTGGATCACCGTCCAGGCCACCTTCTACGGCTCGCTGGTGGCCTTCGCGCTCGGGCTGGTGTGGGCGCTGCTGCTGCGCTCGCCGAGCCGCTGGGTGACCTGGCCGGTCAGCGTCGTCGTCGAATTCGTCCGCAACACCCCGCTGCTGGTGCAGCTGTTCTTCCTGTTCTTCGTCCTGCCGACCTGGGGGCTGACCTTCGCGCCGCTGACCACGGGCGTGATCGGCCTGGGGCTGCACTACTCGACGTACACCTCCGAGGTCTACCGCGCCGGTATCGACGGCGTGCCGCCCGGCCAGTGGGAGGCCGCGACTGCGCTGAGCCTGCCGCGCCGGCGCACCTGGACCGCGGTGATCCTTCCGCAGGCGTTCCGCCGGGTGGTGCCCGCGCTCGGCAACTACGTCATCGCGATGTTCAAGGACACGCCGCTGCTGGCCGGCATCACCGTCGCCGACATGCTCTTCCAGGCGAACAGCATCAGCGCCACCACCTTCGACTACCTGGAGCCGATCACCGTCGTCGGCATCCTCTTCGTGGTCATCTCCTACCCCACTTCCCTCCTCCTGCGAGCCCTGGAGCGTCGTCTTGTCCGCTGA
- the ehuC gene encoding ectoine/hydroxyectoine ABC transporter permease subunit EhuC — protein MTSALWELFFKGLWITVQLMVYSAALAAVVAFGIGLSRTSRLWIVRFLSGVYVEFFRGTSALVLMFWLFFALPLLGWQLAGIWAGTLALGLSYGAYGSEIVRGALQAVPAAQREAAVALNFSPWQRLRKVLLPQAVPEMMPPFNNLLIELLKGTALASLLSIGELTFQAKLARLSTGQSAQVYGIILVLYFAVAFVVTRIMRLLERRAKASVGRAVPKGEGWFSRKLPVEKQGPEALATGGKP, from the coding sequence GTGACCTCTGCGCTGTGGGAACTCTTCTTCAAAGGGCTGTGGATCACCGTCCAGCTGATGGTCTACAGCGCCGCCCTGGCCGCCGTCGTCGCCTTCGGCATCGGCCTGTCCCGTACCTCGCGCCTGTGGATCGTGCGCTTCCTGTCCGGTGTGTACGTGGAGTTCTTCCGCGGCACCTCGGCGCTGGTGCTGATGTTCTGGCTGTTCTTCGCGCTGCCCCTGCTGGGCTGGCAGCTCGCCGGCATCTGGGCGGGCACCCTGGCCCTCGGACTGTCCTACGGGGCGTACGGCTCGGAGATCGTGCGCGGCGCGCTCCAGGCGGTGCCGGCCGCCCAGCGTGAGGCGGCCGTCGCGCTGAACTTCTCGCCCTGGCAGCGGCTGCGCAAGGTGCTGCTTCCGCAGGCCGTCCCCGAGATGATGCCGCCGTTCAACAACCTGCTGATCGAGCTGCTCAAGGGCACCGCGCTGGCGTCGCTGCTGTCCATCGGCGAGCTCACCTTCCAGGCCAAGCTGGCCCGGCTGTCCACCGGCCAGAGCGCCCAGGTCTACGGAATCATCCTGGTGCTGTACTTCGCGGTCGCGTTCGTGGTGACCCGGATCATGCGGCTGCTGGAACGCCGCGCCAAGGCATCGGTGGGCCGGGCCGTGCCCAAGGGCGAGGGCTGGTTCTCCCGCAAGCTGCCCGTCGAGAAGCAGGGTCCCGAGGCGCTGGCCACCGGAGGCAAGCCGTGA
- the ehuB gene encoding ectoine/hydroxyectoine ABC transporter substrate-binding protein EhuB, translated as MASPPWNTSEITGQLTRGIRRRSLLAGVAALGAAGALGAATGCSRVDVSGATDGGHLLEDLRKKGTVRMGIASEPPYASINSKGELTGEAPAVAKTIFQRLGIKNFEPVPVEFGALVPGLHSFQYDVIVAGMFINKARCAAVLFSDPDYESKDAFLVPKGNPHKIKDYPDIARQHLRMGTGIGYAEIDYAVGNGVKKSTIQTYGDQIAGMEALEAGRIDAFAGTALTMIEALKTGKHPKVEMTSPFTPTVDGKPQRDGGGYGFRIGETKLRDAFNNELQKMKKSGELLRIAKPYGFTEEFMTDLTAKELCKK; from the coding sequence ATGGCTTCACCACCATGGAACACCTCAGAGATCACAGGCCAATTGACGCGCGGCATCCGCCGCCGGTCGCTGCTCGCGGGGGTAGCGGCGCTCGGCGCAGCGGGTGCCCTGGGAGCGGCCACCGGCTGCTCCCGCGTCGACGTCAGCGGGGCCACGGACGGCGGTCACCTGCTCGAGGACCTGCGCAAAAAGGGCACCGTGCGCATGGGAATCGCCAGTGAACCGCCCTACGCCTCCATCAACAGCAAGGGTGAGCTGACCGGCGAGGCGCCGGCGGTCGCCAAAACGATCTTCCAGCGGCTCGGGATCAAGAATTTCGAGCCGGTCCCGGTCGAGTTCGGCGCGCTGGTGCCCGGTCTGCACTCGTTCCAGTACGACGTGATCGTCGCGGGCATGTTCATCAACAAGGCGCGCTGCGCCGCCGTGCTCTTCTCCGACCCGGACTACGAGTCGAAGGACGCCTTTCTCGTTCCCAAGGGGAACCCGCACAAGATCAAGGATTATCCGGACATCGCCCGGCAGCACCTCAGAATGGGCACCGGCATCGGTTACGCGGAGATCGACTACGCGGTCGGCAACGGCGTCAAGAAAAGCACGATCCAGACCTACGGCGACCAGATCGCCGGAATGGAGGCACTGGAGGCGGGCCGCATCGACGCCTTCGCCGGTACCGCGCTGACCATGATCGAGGCGCTGAAGACCGGTAAGCACCCCAAGGTGGAGATGACCTCCCCGTTCACTCCGACGGTCGACGGCAAACCCCAGCGGGACGGCGGCGGCTACGGCTTCCGGATCGGCGAGACGAAACTGCGCGACGCCTTCAACAACGAGCTGCAGAAGATGAAGAAGAGCGGCGAACTCCTGCGCATCGCCAAGCCCTACGGCTTCACCGAGGAGTTCATGACCGACCTCACCGCGAAGGAGCTCTGCAAAAAGTGA
- a CDS encoding DUF3830 family protein: MTDRFIEVSLDKRGVSCTAKLLDDRAPITCNAVWDALPLGGDVYHAKYARNEIYALLAPFAPEEPPLENPTITPIPGDLCYFTFSDTQLGTASYGYERAARHQGRATVVDLALFYERNNLLINGDAGWVPGIVWGSVVDGLDRMADACQDLWRAGALGETLNFRRA; this comes from the coding sequence ATGACCGATCGCTTCATCGAAGTCTCGCTCGACAAGCGCGGCGTGAGCTGCACGGCGAAACTGCTCGACGACCGCGCGCCGATCACCTGCAATGCCGTCTGGGACGCGCTGCCGCTCGGCGGCGACGTCTACCACGCGAAATATGCCCGCAACGAGATCTACGCCCTGCTGGCGCCGTTCGCGCCCGAGGAGCCGCCGCTGGAGAACCCGACGATCACCCCGATCCCCGGCGACCTGTGCTATTTCACCTTCAGCGACACCCAATTGGGTACCGCCTCCTACGGCTATGAGCGCGCGGCCCGGCACCAGGGCCGCGCCACCGTCGTCGACCTCGCGCTGTTCTACGAGCGCAACAACCTGCTGATCAACGGCGACGCGGGCTGGGTGCCGGGGATCGTGTGGGGCAGCGTCGTCGACGGGCTCGACCGGATGGCCGACGCCTGCCAGGACCTGTGGCGGGCCGGGGCCCTGGGGGAGACCCTCAACTTCCGCCGGGCCTAG
- a CDS encoding amidase — protein MTTEPTDLADLTATALTAGYAAGAFSPVEATRAVLERAEAAQAATNCFTRIDADEALSAAKESAERWRAGAPAGPVDGVPVTVKDLILTRGTPTLRGSRTVRADGPWEEDAPSVARLRESGAVFLGKTTTPEFGWKGVTDSPRHGVTGNPYAPGRTSGGSSGGSAAAVALGAGPLSLGTDGGGSVRIPASFCGIFALKATYGRVPLYPASPFGTLAHVGPMTRDAADAALMMDVISGADWRDWSQLGPAAGSFRAAVAGEVAGLRVAFSPSLGWDVAVAPEVAAAVRGAVETLAGLGAHVEETDPGIADPVEAFHTLWFSGAARVVQPLDDDRRALLDPGLREICEQGARYSALDYLAAVDTRMALGQAMGRFHRTYDLLVTPTEPITAFEGGVEVPSGSGHTRWTGWTPFTYPFNLTQQPAATVPCGVDGAGLPIGVQLVGARHADALVLRAAHALYEAGTAGIPAPPAP, from the coding sequence ATGACCACCGAACCGACTGACCTCGCCGACCTGACCGCCACCGCCCTGACGGCCGGGTACGCCGCCGGCGCCTTCTCCCCCGTCGAGGCCACCCGGGCCGTGCTGGAGCGCGCCGAGGCCGCGCAGGCCGCGACGAACTGCTTCACCCGGATCGACGCGGACGAGGCGCTGTCCGCCGCCAAGGAGTCGGCCGAGCGCTGGCGGGCCGGTGCGCCGGCCGGGCCGGTGGACGGGGTGCCGGTCACCGTCAAGGACCTGATCCTGACCCGGGGCACCCCGACGCTGCGCGGGTCGCGGACGGTCCGGGCCGACGGCCCCTGGGAGGAGGACGCGCCGTCGGTGGCCCGGCTGCGGGAGTCCGGGGCGGTGTTCCTCGGCAAGACGACCACCCCGGAGTTCGGCTGGAAGGGCGTCACCGACAGTCCGCGGCACGGGGTGACGGGCAATCCGTACGCCCCGGGGCGCACCTCGGGTGGCTCCAGCGGCGGGAGCGCGGCGGCGGTGGCGCTGGGCGCCGGGCCGCTGAGCCTGGGCACGGACGGCGGGGGCTCGGTGCGCATCCCGGCGTCGTTCTGCGGGATCTTCGCGCTCAAGGCGACCTACGGGCGGGTGCCGCTGTACCCGGCGAGCCCGTTCGGGACGCTGGCGCACGTCGGGCCGATGACCCGGGACGCGGCGGACGCGGCGCTGATGATGGACGTGATCTCCGGCGCGGACTGGCGGGACTGGTCGCAGCTCGGGCCGGCCGCCGGCTCCTTCCGGGCGGCGGTGGCCGGCGAGGTGGCCGGGCTGCGGGTGGCCTTCAGCCCGTCGCTGGGCTGGGACGTGGCGGTGGCGCCGGAGGTCGCCGCGGCGGTGCGGGGCGCCGTCGAGACGCTCGCCGGGCTCGGTGCGCACGTCGAGGAGACCGACCCGGGGATCGCCGACCCGGTGGAGGCGTTCCACACCCTGTGGTTCAGCGGTGCGGCCCGGGTGGTGCAGCCGCTGGACGACGACCGGCGGGCGCTGCTGGACCCGGGGCTGCGGGAGATCTGCGAGCAGGGCGCCCGCTACAGCGCGCTGGACTATCTGGCGGCGGTCGACACCCGGATGGCGCTGGGTCAGGCGATGGGCCGCTTCCACCGGACGTACGACCTGCTGGTGACCCCCACCGAGCCGATCACCGCCTTCGAGGGCGGCGTGGAAGTGCCGTCGGGTTCCGGCCACACCCGCTGGACGGGCTGGACGCCGTTCACCTACCCCTTCAACCTCACCCAGCAGCCGGCCGCGACCGTGCCCTGCGGGGTGGACGGCGCGGGGCTGCCGATCGGCGTCCAGCTGGTGGGGGCGCGGCACGCGGACGCGCTGGTCCTGCGTGCCGCGCACGCCCTCTACGAGGCGGGCACCGCGGGGATCCCCGCGCCGCCGGCGCCCTGA
- a CDS encoding D-2-hydroxyacid dehydrogenase, with product MTESTVLVLGSDPPPKLDRLTGRARVIFTDETSLADRLPSADVLLAWDFTSDAIRGAWPREGPRPRWVHTASAGVDKLMCPALIADDTVVTNARGVFEQPIAEYVAGLILAMAKDFYGSWELQRQRRWQHRETRRLAGSRAVVVGSGPIGRAIGTTLLALGVKVDLVGRRERKDDPQFGLVHASDALNGLLAEADWVVCAAPLTDATRGLFDRAAFARMPARTRFINVGRGPTVVEADLVAALREWRIAAAALDVFEHEPVPSDSPLWDVPHLIVSPHMSGDTLGWRDALAEQFQDNFDRWAAGEPLLNVVDKRLGYVPVQ from the coding sequence ATGACAGAAAGCACCGTCCTCGTCCTGGGATCCGACCCGCCGCCGAAGCTCGACAGGCTGACCGGCCGGGCCCGGGTGATCTTCACGGACGAGACCTCGCTGGCCGACCGACTCCCCTCCGCCGACGTGTTGTTGGCCTGGGACTTCACCTCCGATGCGATCCGCGGGGCGTGGCCCCGGGAGGGCCCCAGACCGCGCTGGGTGCACACCGCGAGCGCGGGCGTGGACAAGCTGATGTGCCCGGCGCTGATCGCCGACGACACGGTCGTGACCAACGCCCGGGGCGTCTTCGAGCAGCCGATCGCCGAGTACGTCGCCGGGCTGATCCTGGCCATGGCCAAAGATTTTTACGGAAGTTGGGAGCTCCAGCGGCAGCGGCGCTGGCAGCACCGCGAGACACGGCGACTGGCCGGCAGCCGCGCGGTCGTCGTCGGCTCCGGGCCGATCGGCCGGGCCATCGGGACGACCCTCCTGGCACTGGGTGTCAAGGTCGATCTGGTCGGCCGCCGGGAGCGGAAGGACGACCCGCAATTCGGACTGGTCCATGCCAGTGACGCGCTGAACGGCCTGCTGGCGGAGGCGGATTGGGTGGTGTGCGCGGCCCCCCTGACGGACGCCACCCGGGGCCTGTTCGACAGGGCGGCGTTCGCCCGGATGCCGGCGCGGACGCGGTTCATCAACGTCGGGCGCGGCCCGACGGTCGTCGAGGCGGACCTGGTCGCGGCGCTGCGCGAGTGGCGGATCGCGGCGGCCGCGCTGGACGTCTTCGAGCACGAGCCGGTGCCCTCGGACAGCCCGCTGTGGGACGTGCCGCATCTGATCGTCTCGCCCCACATGAGCGGGGACACGCTGGGCTGGCGGGACGCGCTGGCCGAGCAGTTCCAGGACAACTTCGACCGGTGGGCGGCCGGCGAGCCGCTGCTCAACGTCGTCGACAAAAGGCTCGGGTACGTACCGGTGCAGTGA